The Hydra vulgaris chromosome 14, alternate assembly HydraT2T_AEP genome includes the window ATTTTTATGGTTGGATTgtttcttatataaaatttaaaatgactcaCACAGTCTCATTTTAATACCTgtgttatataattaatttgaaaCAATGAAAACCTTACAAATGATTTGAACTCTTTAAGATTCGTCAATCCTGCATCAAACTTAATCAAATCAGCAAGCTCTGCAAATTGTTGGGGAAGATGATAAACATCATCTTTACTTTCTTTAAAAGTAGCAACTAATCTAAACAGATCGTCAAGCCTTGTATCGATATGTTCTAACTTCCGAATTACCATCAATTGAAAtgctaaatattaaaaatatataaatttttttgtgtaaaaaataagtataaaacacaaatttcaGCACATCAACACATCAGATTTGTTCAAGTTATCAGCAATCTAAATGTGACAatgcaaacaaaaagaaaattgaaaaaagatggAAACTACATTACCTTTATTATCATtggtgtttaaaaataattcatcaCGTATACTTGCAGAGTCTTTCCTTATTGGCAAAATTGATGGGATCACTGAAGACatcaaacaaacattttctGGCGCTATCACTGAATCCATTATTTGACTATTTTTTGGCATGCTAATTTGTGAACTGCCTGGCAATGATTTAAGTGGTAAACCTATCATAAATAGAAGGAAAATAGATGCACAAAGGAGGTTTAAagctattatataaaaaaagacataaacctattagtttttaacataacaaatgtTAGTAAAGAAAATATCAGTATAATACTGGtacatttttttgacattttatttatacttatattttccTTACATGTTGATTTGAAGTCGATttgatatttattctttttttctttttaagaaaaatctcCCCTTCGCTATTTTCACTATTTTCATCTTTGTCATCCAAGAACTGTGTaacatctaaataataaaaaatcaatcaatattACCAAACacatcttatttaaattaatattttaaaaccactACTAACATAATAGAGCAAGCACAAAATTTATCGAGTGTATACCTAAACTAGATTTCGTTGTTCGCTTTTTCTTAGTTGGAGGAACAGGAAGTGGTAATACAATTCGTTTTTTAGTAGGAGAAATTTGTTTAGACtctaaattttacaaaacaaactttacagttttttacaagtattttaaaacaaaggagaatttttacttcaaaaaataaaaaaaattttttttagaactttaagaaaatttaaaacaacaattcaAAAGCATCGAAGAATCAAACTTTGTTTCATTACTTTACCTTTACAATTAAATACAAACCAAGCTAGACCTACATGTCAAGCAATCTAAATTTCTTACTTATTATATCCATTACTCCAGTGGTCTCTCCAGCAGTAACATTATCACCATACTCGTCGCATACACCTCTAtcattatctaaatattttaataaagcaatcAAAATTTGATAACTGCGATATACTTTTCTTAAATATGACAAATATAAATacttgtataatataaatatgaacAAGTACAAATATAAAccatttgtatttattttaaccCAACATTTGAAAATACCTGTAATTTTGGTGTACTTCAGTTTAAATTTAAGCCAATCATCTGTTGGATCATATCTTTTTTGAACCGCAGATTCCACTTTTCGATTCGGCCAATAAACAAAGCCACTTTTTATCCAATTAGATGGAATCGTATTTTCAAACTCACTAACAACACCTTCTTTAGAATATTCCAACCAAACAGCTCTTGTCCAAGCCATAGTTTCAAAAAGTGTAATTTTAAGATGGATTTTATTAGctgataaaaaattgaaaaaacctataaaaactttaaaaaaaatattttagaaatatttattctaGTATATTCAAAGTGTTTCAGTATATTATCTTTATAGAGATATAATTAtagtgtttgttttttaaatagttatattccAGTATTAAGTTTGTTATGGCAGAGAAATGTTTTGCAAAGTATAACTAAAAGAAATATGaatattttctaacaaaaaaaacttataaattgtcagaaaataatatatttttgatacaataaaacaaaatatagtttgcacataattatacttttttgtgtgtgttacacaaaaaagtttaagtcATCATCATTATTACACTTTTTTGCACATGCTTACGTCATGTGTGAATTTgagttttgaaaacatattcaaagaaaaattatattaaattacaaaatagtaataataacaaatacaaaaacaaactaCTTATAAACAGTACTTTTATGAACGGTATCTATAATTTAACAATGTGATTCAGTGGTATAATAACAATCCCAGTTTTATATGGAATAGCACatgctttttttcttattttattctttttaacaacttttttttgaaacccaCTGTTTGCACGCAGAAGATAAATATCCACGAGTTTTGAGCAACACGGATTGCTAAAAAACCCATCTAGTCTGGATAACTTGTATACATTACATTCaatatcatttttgtttaaaacttttgtaatgcaTATAAGTTTTGGCGAATGAAGGAAAAACCAGCAATCTTTATTATTagacttaaattttgtttttatattcttcTCGTTTTGATTAGAACTAGTATTTTCGATTTCGGCAATTCTTTTAGTTATTTGCGACAATGGATTTTGAGGTTTACGAATATACTTCTTTAGAGTTCTTAGATAATTCTCAAAAGGGAAAGCAGAGATTTCTTGCAGACTAGAGGAATGATTACTGATGTCATCACCAATATGCGTTAAATTATGAACATTATAACTCATAAAATCTTGTCCATACAAAACAGGAGCAGCGTTAACAAACCAATTTAAAAGCTGTTGTGCGTATGACACTAGTTCACCATCTAAAAAAAACTCGTCATCAACCATTATGGTCACTGCTACAGATAATGACAAGAAATGGGTATAAATTTGGTGCgaaacaatgttttttagtaCAACCATTCCAGTATACAACAGAAAATTCTTAAACTCTGTGGCTTTCCATCGCTTAAACTCAACCAGACTTTTTGGTTGTCGGGCAAACTCTGATGGCATTTTACCATTAAGTTGGAGAAGATAATATGATATAGCTGCCTTTTGAGCTGGTGCAAGTCTAGATACCTTTGAACCTTGATACAAATATGTCAAGATTCTTTTAACCACACCAAGATATACTAGATGCATTATGTCTAAAACAAATCCAGAAATACAAGGAAGATTTCTTGATGACAAACTACATAtacttttttgatgttttttgtaattaaataaattaaacccAATATCAGATCTTAATGGATAATCTAGTCCTTCAAATATAACACGGTTATTTAAATATTCCCCAGGAATTTCACAGCGTTCGCATGCATTATAGCCATTATGACTggtaatagattttaaaaattgtcttgCTGGAGCATCGCAACAGAAATACTTCAGAGAAACAGGATAATGCTTTCCTGCATGCTCCACaccattaaaacttaaagatgttaattcttctaaaaaatcttctaaaaacTCACTCTCTGATGATGGTTTAGCATTTCCACAAAATATTGCAACACTAAATGGTAGCGATTTTGAAAACTGACATAATATTGGCCATATTTCAACAGAAGAACTTTTATATAAGGGAAAACCATCAATATTAACAACCAAATCAATTTTATCTATGTtggataatttatttaaaattttaagtatgcATTTTTGTAACccaaaataaatatactctcCACCACATTTAACCTTTACTTCAACACTTCTAGGTGTATTTAACAATGTTCTTACATCATTTGGCAAATTATTAGGACCAAATGATTGCATCAACTTAAGTAACTCGTTTGTTGCTATGTTAGAAATTTGATTTCGAACAACAAATTTTGCTAACATGGGTTCAAACATATCTTCTGCACCATTGTCTGAAACTCTAACTTCTCCCTCATTATCATTTTCATCACAACTCTCAGATGAATCAGTAACACTATAATTAGGACTTTCGAACAAACCAAAATCTTGATTCACATCATCGTCATCGTCAACTGTAACATTTTCGATTGATTCAACGTTGGTTTGAGAACCTAACTTGATAAtacctttattaatttttctctaTTTAGAAGTTCTTGAAGTCATAGTTCactatttaagtttattaaatatctaaaagaaaaaaatatatatattgattttagtcatatgtataaaagttatatttattaataattcatttgatcaatttattttcattattatttctCTTCTTTTTCTACTAAATGTTACTTAAAGAAAGGTAAGCAATTTTATCAcgttttgttttcttatatgtgcagatgtatatatatatatatatatatatatatatatatatatatatatatatatatatatatatatatatatatatatatatatacatctgcatatatatatatatatatatatacatctgcatatatatatatatatatatatatatatatatatatatacatatatatatatatatatgcagatgtaatatgttatatataatgtaatatgttatatataatttataagataatgtatatatatatatatatatatatatatatatatatatatatatatatatatatatatatatatatatatatatatatatatatatatatatatatatatatatatatatatatatatatacatctgcatatatatatatatatacatctgcatatatatatatatatatatatatatatgcagatgtaatatgttatatataatgtaatatgttatatataatttttaagataatgtatatatatatatatatatatatatatatatatatatatatatatatatatatatatatatatatatatatagatatattatatatattatatatattatatatatgtatatatatacattatcttataaactatatataacatattacattatatataatatataagactattatatataattaagtattatttattataaagattgaaaacttttaaacttttattaaattacacatatttttattacatttaaaaatctaaatccgagaaaaatagtaaattaaaaactttatattaaccTTTTAGCATTCGAACCTTTAGCAttagaactttcaaaaaaataacactcctttaaaattttaaataactttgtttgtaTCTTGTTTTATGACATGTAATCTGAAATTTTATCAGTTCACGATATTACAATGTGTTTGAAACTTGAATACATTTGGTCGGTAAATTTTAAACGGCTGTTGCGAAATTTTCAACGGTTTGTTCTTAACGTTGAACttacgttgaaataacgttgaaatttgTATCGTTATTTTTCAACCAAATATCAACTAAACcgcaacgttgaaataacgttatgtGCTtgctgggatatatatatatatatatatatatatatatatatatatatatatatatatatatatatatatatatatatatatatatatatatatatatatatatatatatatatatatatatatatatatatatatatatatatatatatatatgtatatatatatatatatatatatatatatatatatatatatatatatatatatatatatatatatatatatatatatatatatatatatatatatatatatatatatatatcctaccCTATGGTCCATATGGCCCTACCAAAGGAGGAGCTATATCGACCATTGGACCTGGGCtgctattattttaatgtttaaaaaatacattttttaaacatcaaaaaaatgtctaaatttctaattacactaaatattttaactgaaaGTTGACTCAATTGagttaagttaataaattagtttcatttttataactaCAAATTTCCAAATCCAATTCTGACATTATAAAGATTATGTCATgtaatgatgtttttaattaattttattatattttcaaattccaattaaaattgcttttttcatATACCAAAAAATGAATTTGATAGTGGTGTGGAACAACaacaactttaaatattgtaaaccAGGATGAACCCAAAATCATTTCAGGAAGATGTAAATGCTAGtacaaaaaaagttcaagatAGCGAGAGGTAACAGATAAGGCTCAGCAAAGTAATCGGGTCTTTATTTGGGCCAATTTTCTTGAAATTGGGTTTGTCAACAAGAAAAATTCTAGTTAAGTGAACTCTTTTCTTGAGATAACTTGCtttgaaattctaaaaaatactGTTCAAGATTCTAATCATTATGCTTTTCCATATCGTTTACTAAATAAAACTCTTGCAAATGGAGAAACATATAAAAGAGACTAGTTGTGCTAGAATATTGAAAAACAATCTTTGTATTGTGCACCttgttttcttttgtaaaaaaatgctgCAAATATACCATTTTTCTCTGCTTCTggtttatttattctaaaagttACAAATTAGTGTGGTCTCGATCCATCTGAAGACTATTCAAAgtgtttagttttattaactgaTAGCCAATAGTGAAAGAGCAGTAGGAGCTAATTCTTTGCATCTACTCttcttctttttaatgattttttacaagAACTCTTTATTTGAAGTAGCTTCTCCTATCTTATCGCACGCTCGACATTATCTTGAATAAACTTTACTGTAAACACAACAAAATTGAATtccttattaatttttttaaaacaagaaatatgtttcttgttttaagaaataaatatcccACCCTCCAATTTATCTAACATACCACCCtgcaatttacaaaaaaattattttttgtattaggAAAAATATTTCCTACAAAGcggtttatttttgtttaaaaagaataaatttatctGCTTTGAGAAACGAATTTTTCAAAAGTCAATAGTTTTACAATTTTGCTGAGAACGATGAGTTCTGATAAGCTGCtagcaactttgaaaaattttacaagCTTTAAAACTCATTGTAATTAAACAGTCTGACGGAGTCTCATttgtaaggatttttttaaactatgaactagaatatcaaaaaataaccaGGAGTCTGGTAAATATACAACTCAAGACCTAGCGGCTGatctttatcaataaaaattgatttcagAAGGaattcatttttgattttatacgtTTTTATATCTTCTTCGATCTTCCTTTGGGTTGAATAAAGAACTTTGCTTTTTCTATGTAGTGATCTCTGTCAAAAGATAACAAACACCTCGTATATTTTTATCATGATTTTAATATCACCTCTGCAGCAGGCATTCAGTACAATTCATTACAGCCCTGGCGCAGTGGTAAGAGTAGACGAAGTTCGAAACCGACTCCAGCCCAGaaagcgacattggtaaggaaggaagcATTAACTTCTAAGTTTAGTACTCTTCCACGGTTCTCTGTGATAAGATCGTAAGGTCTTTTGGGAGCACTttgattaaacttaattttgacAGGATAAAATTAAAGTGCTAGTTAAGCTGATTTCATTTCTATTTCTACTGACTTAAAGAAAAGTTTGTCAGTAGAAAATAATATTGGTTGAgagttattttctttgttttttacaactgactttaaactttttttgcaaaccattgtgtttttaaacaatttgtttcttttatggCATATTattctcaaattaaaaaaaactaaaatattgaaacttaTGAAACTAAGTTTTACTTCAAAAACTGCAGAATCAGAAAACTCGCAagtgaaaaaatacaatgtcCATGAGTAAAAAATGTAGACAGCCATTCTattgatttctttcatttttttcattacttggAATAAGAACCTTGAGCTTTATGTAGCAAAATGTCTttgggattgtccataaattctgcaacgctaaatttaacTAAGAGAtgaaacaaaatagaaaaaaaagttttccctcgcagagtctaATTAAACCAAGTATATAAAGAGTAAAATGAACTCCTACTTGCATAATTTATGAACGATCCCTTTGCCGATAACCTGGTGTGTGAAATTGCTCCattcttgttaatttttatctaatggTCTGATTTTTTCCCGCCTATTCACAATAACCCCTGCACTTTTCAAAAGTctaaatgcaaataattttaaagtttaattagaaacttatatatatatatatatatatatatatatatatatatatatatatatatatatatatatatatatatatggacatTTTACGGCATAGTACCGTAAAAGCGTTTTCACAGCATTATACCGTAACTTTAACGGCATTATACCGCTATTGTAGTATCACGGTATCACCGTGATCTTCCACTATACAAAAAATGGCACTATAcgaaaaataaagatttaaatttgttaactttttttttacatatattttcaGTATTTCATATGCTAGCATGTGAATCACATGATAACATAACACTGTAATTAAATTATGATTGCATTTCAATGTTATtactttagttatttaaaaactaattttttattctctttcgATTTTATTCTCTTATCCTTGGAATCGGATCCTTGCGTAATTTCGATAGCGTGAATGGTTACCATCTTAGTAGGGGTAAAACAAATTATcaatttaagtgaaaaaagCAGCAGAAATTGAACATACAGTAAGTTAAAGAGTctgtaaaaaaagtcttattttcTAGAAATCGTTTAGACGAATTTCCAagtatattaaagttttataagaaCTACAAGACTTAAGTTCCAACTCTTGCCaactcttttatttatttgacaAAAATGTCAGGCATTTTTGTCAAATAAATGCCAAGAAGGTAGTATCTTTTTTTTGCCGCCTTAATAGCCGCCCCCGTGCGgcgttttaagattttatatcaatttttatgtcaatttaaactaaattttgagAGGGGTCAAGTCAAACTAAGTTAGTTCTACAATcataaaaaacactaaaatgTTATGCATATTGTAATATACTCataagaaattttagaaaagtaAAGTACTAAATTAatcataacataaaaattaatatgatcTTCTTGTAACAGttttatgttatgaaaaattcACTTGCTAGCGAAACACAATACTTTCTCCTAAAATCACTAAAGCACTACAACAAATTTATTACAGCTTGCTTGCATTGAATTATTTGCTTCATCCTTCAGTCTTTTCACTGTTCTTATTGGCAAGATTccttttaaaattgtataacgattttttaataatcctaTTACTCTTTCTATATGAATTCTTACAGATGCAATTTTTCTGGTTAATTCAACTTCATCAGCTGATAGCTgggttttgttttttgtaaatgcaGGAACCAATAGTTCTGAACTGGAATGAGTGACAAAATCATCTTTTAATTTGAAACCTCAATCAGCCAAAATTTGGTCTCCAGGGTAATGGTATTTTGATGATGTAAAGCTTGACTCTCTAACAATTTGAATATCAGAAGCATGGCCACCCCAACatttagaaacaaaattaattgcgCCAAGCGGTGTACAGGAAATGAATACCTTCAATGTGCAATGCTTTTTGTAATTACTATAACATTGTGCTTTTGCCAACAATGTACCAGGTGACTCAATAAACACTTCAAAACGTTGTTTTACTAATGGAGCACAAATGGGCTAACATATCGAAACTCAAACTGTGCTTCAATTTAGCAATTGTTAGAATTATTTGATCCTCCATAATATTTTGAGTTGGTCTACGATCACTAAATTCTCCTATACAAAGGCACTCTATAAGTGTTGTTAACATCGTAAAGTTTAACCCAGTCAACATCAAGCAGTTTTCAAGATTTTGACTTATAACTTGAAATGAATATGGAGACAAATACACAGGCAACAGtaatttttcaagtaatttttctCTTTCAGATCGTAAATTATCCATGtcacaatatatattttctcGTTCACATGTACTAATAGGAGAATTCATGGCACTGATTGGTGAAAATAATGAGAAACAATTTTGCTCTATCATACTAGAGCATTCTGCTTCGTCAGCCAGATCATTATGTACAATAAAGtcaatgttttcaattttacttGATGGCAAATCGAGTTGATGTTTAGCAGATACATGGCTGGctaaattaaatgtatatatatataattaaaatttttttaattatatatatatatatatacatatacatatatatatatatatatatatatatatatatatatatatatatatatatatatatatatatatatatatatatatatatatatatatttatatatatatatatatatatataatatatatatatatatatacatatatataaaatatacatatatataaaatatacatatatataaaatatacatatatataaaatatacatatatataaaatatacatatatataaaatatacatataatatatatatatatatatatatatatatatatatatatatatatatatatatatatatatatatatatatataaatatatatatttatatatttatatatatactatttacaTTCATGCCGAcgataaaaaacattatttttaaagacttttaaattgttatttgttAACTATAATGGTAGCCGTTCGCGGCTTAAATGATGACGAATTCATCCGACTCCaagtatgatttttattatcGTAAAATgtgttttgtaatttattatttttttaaaattctaatttctaaatttaataaaagaacttttgtttaattaactATTTTCAACGTGTTGCTACAgctattaatatttaaaatattgttaatattgaattttattaaagcaaacACTTGAGTATGGCATTAGTTCCATTAAATATCAatcatttaaatcataaaaacatcTTCCCTCTAAAATCAAgacaacatattaaaaaaaaaagtagagctCTCttcatcaaaaaagttaaagaatttaTCCAAGATAAAAACAGtaagcaaaatttttgttgtCTTATTGATCTCTATAATTAATTTTCGCGTCATTTTGACCTTATCTTTTATACCTCAAAGTTTTTGCCTTTTTTTGCTATTCTTGATGTCCTTGTTACTGATAATATTGATATTGCTCtatataattgttttgtattatttttagtgttattgtttttgtctttttctgtttgttttttttactaatataatattagtattctaatattattgttattattattattatcatttattacAAGTaccaattatattatatattgtgtAAATTTACAGTGAATATTTGTAGGTTATCACGTTTATGTCAGTTACTCAACTGTTTGTGGCTAAgctttgtttttactttataaagtgaaataaaatgATTAGTATTAGATTTTTGTAAAGATGTATTAATCATAAAATGTCATTACCTTCTCTTTTTACTGGACCAATATGGAcataattatctaaaaataatttgtctttCTGCAGCTCCACATCAAggtgttgttattttttcagaGTTTTGACAAAGAAAACAATGTTTAACAAATTCAGTTATGTTTCTGTGATATACAttgagtaaaataaaaataaattatggtataaaaagtatttatttgaaaaatattttgaagcaagGAGACAGTTTTTAACTGAGTATTCGAGATAATGGAATAGAAACAGATTATTTATTGCCGAGTAATTTGCCTGATCATGTAATTTgttgtggaaaaaaaaatttgctcaagATTTCTGACATAGGAATTGGTAATGTGTTAGTGCAATTAGAAAATGATATTAACTTATTCAGTACCAAATCAATTGAAGACGCTTTAGATGATGCATTTAAGCTGTCCTCAACATGTcttttatgtataaaagatagttttgttgcaatatacaaacttgataattttgttttacattttgattCACATAGTAGAGACTGTCATGGTTTTTGACCAGTGAAGGTCCAGTGAAGGAAATTCAAAAAGTCAAACACATTTTACCAGTATCATGCATTCAAAGCGTTGCTGATGAGCTTAAAGTTGCTAATAACTACAGTACTGAATATTTGTTACATACTTATTCCTGATTCATGCCAAGTTTAAGcagattaaattatttttgtaattattaaattattattacaattaaaatcattagTAAATATTGTGACTGTTTCTTTACAGCTGATTCCAAAATGTTGATACCAGCATTGATGACTTTGTCATCACCATGTGTACTCATTCCTTCTAATGAAACTATAGCAGCAGAAAGAAAACCTTCTGGTAAGTAACTTACATATTTACAATCACTTTCCATATTTCATTTTatgaaagttaattttataataaatgttaaatgtaATCTTAACTGAAATGATTAtttcaaattacaaattaagttttatttcatttccaTTAAATTGAATTGTAGCGACATCGAATTACTTCAGACCTTATGATTGGTGCATGTCATTTAATGTACCATGggaaataatagaaaaaaaaaacaattgaaaaactAGAAACAGGTGAACAAAGCGAGACAGTTATGGGTGTCTTAATTGGGAATGTGAAGTACTACTAAGCTCACAGTCTACTCCAGCTGAATAGTTGTACAGATTGCAGCaaagtgttatttaataatattaaagaatacTGCTACCAGAATTGATGCAACAGTTTCCAGAGCTGTTTACGGTAATTCTTGATGCTGTTTTATCTATCTCAATTCCATATACTTACATCAAATTAGTTACTGAAgtgttttattaacaattttgttttattcgGACAGGTTACTCGTACTTGTATAACTTGTATAACTTCtgatattattgaataaatGTAATAACTAAATTATATGTTTAGGTGAGCGGATTACTGAATCACTTTGATGTGTTGATAGGTGGGTTAAAAATCAGTGAAAAGTTAACAGCTTCATAAGCTGATCAAAAATTAGCAGCATTTTTATTCAATTGTGGATCTACAAATGAACACCTAAAAAAAAGCTATGCAATCAATTGATAAGGCAAAAATTGCAACTGCTTCTGATCTTCCTGTGGTCCTGGCTTAATGACTGCATTGGTTATTCTTTTTTGATATCACAGTTAGTGAATTCCAATAGATTTATGAAACACAACCATATTCCATATggatgtgtgtgtgtgtgtatcttattaaattaattgcataaaattAAGCTAGTGGCTGTGATATTAcatttatgttttattgtttatatatattacatttgtgtaATATCacatatttatgtaatatttattatgtttttaaattaagctaGTGGCTgtaatattacatttatatatttattgtttatatatattacatttatgtAATATCACAGCCACTATTTAAACAGTGTGTGTTTATTCATGTAAAACAGTAAGCAACTTTagattttgcatttaaattaaattagtaaaaacaatttatt containing:
- the LOC136091166 gene encoding uncharacterized protein LOC136091166 yields the protein MMTNSSDSNKHLSMALVPLNINHLNHKNIFPLKSRQHIKKKSRALFIKKVKEFIQDKNTDSKMLIPALMTLSSPCVLIPSNETIAAERKPSATSNYFRPYDWCMSFNVPWEIIEKKNN